Proteins encoded in a region of the Oscillospiraceae bacterium MB24-C1 genome:
- the dhaM gene encoding dihydroxyacetone kinase phosphoryl donor subunit DhaM: MVGLVIVSHSAKIAEGVLEIASQMAGSELKLVAAGGLPNGEIGTDAVRISNAIAEADSGDGVVILLDLGSAVLSTETAIEFLEETARIRVRIADAPIVEGAVSAAIQATIGSPLDKVADAAERAHTLRKL; the protein is encoded by the coding sequence ATGGTAGGACTTGTTATTGTATCCCACAGCGCAAAAATTGCTGAAGGGGTTCTGGAGATCGCGTCCCAGATGGCGGGAAGCGAACTGAAACTGGTTGCGGCAGGCGGCCTGCCAAACGGCGAGATCGGCACCGACGCCGTACGCATCAGCAACGCTATTGCAGAGGCGGACTCCGGCGACGGAGTAGTCATTCTGTTGGATTTGGGAAGCGCAGTTCTTAGCACCGAAACAGCGATAGAATTTTTGGAGGAAACGGCGCGTATCCGTGTGCGGATTGCGGACGCCCCGATTGTTGAAGGGGCTGTCAGCGCGGCGATTCAGGCAACCATCGGCTCACCGCTTGATAAAGTGGCTGACGCGGCCGAGCGGGCGCACACACTGCGTAAATTGTAA
- a CDS encoding HPr family phosphocarrier protein has product MKQSTLTLTNSIGLHARPAAEMVKAAAKFKSKITLEGNGKKVDAKSIIMVLGMGLRQNDAITICAEGEDEEAAVQVLGDLVKQRFHE; this is encoded by the coding sequence ATGAAACAGAGCACATTGACACTAACAAATTCAATAGGACTACATGCAAGGCCTGCGGCCGAAATGGTGAAGGCGGCAGCCAAATTCAAGAGCAAAATCACGCTGGAGGGAAACGGGAAAAAAGTCGATGCCAAGAGCATTATCATGGTTTTAGGGATGGGTCTGCGCCAAAATGATGCCATCACCATTTGTGCCGAGGGCGAGGATGAGGAAGCGGCTGTGCAGGTTCTGGGGGATTTGGTTAAACAGCGGTTTCATGAATAG